Proteins from one Muntiacus reevesi chromosome X, mMunRee1.1, whole genome shotgun sequence genomic window:
- the GPR119 gene encoding glucose-dependent insulinotropic receptor: protein MESSVSFGVILAVLASLIIAANALVAMAVLPLIFKNDSVSLCFTLNLAVADALLGLAISGLVTDQLSSPARPTEKTLCSLRMAFVTSSAAASVLTVMLIAFDRYLAIKWPLRYFQIMNGFVVGTCLAGLWLVSNLIGFLPLGIHGFQQTTYRGSCSFFAVFHPRFVLTLSCVGFFPALLLFVFFYCDILKIASTHSQQIRNTEHAGALAGAHRPPRTPSDLKAVRTVAILIGSFTLSWSPFLITGIVQVACQECRLYLVLEQYLWLLGVGNSLLNPLIYACWQKEVQQQFSQMALAMKKGLAACLLLSARDGGPEGHRESVRYITTMSHLELEG, encoded by the coding sequence ATGGAATCATCTGTCTCATTTGGAGTGATCCTTGCTGTCCTGGCCTCCCTCATTATTGCTGCTAATGCCCTTGTGGCCATGGCGGTACTGCCGTTGATCTTCAAGAATGATAGCGTCAGTCTCTGTTTCACCTTGAATCTGGCTGTGGCTGATGCCTTGCTTGGCCTGGCCATCTCTGGCCTAGTCACAGACCAGCTCTCCAGCCCGGCTCGGCCCACGGAGAAGACGCTGTGCAGCCTTCGGATGGCATTTGTCACTTCTTCTGCAGCCGCCTCTGTCCTCACGGTCATGCTGATTGCCTTTGACAGGTACCTTGCCATCAAGTGGCCCCTCCGCTATTTCCAGATCATGAATGGGTTCGTGGTCGGGACCTGCCTTGCCGGGCTGTGGTTGGTGTCTAACCTCATTGGTTTCCTTCCCCTCGGGATCCACGGATTCCAGCAGACCACCTACAGGGGGTCCTGCAGCTTCTTCGCTGTGTTTCACCCGCGCTTCGTGCTGACCCTCTCCTGCGTCGGCTTCTTTCCAGCTCTGctgctctttgtttttttctactgTGACATACTCAAGATTGCCTCCACGCACAGCCAGCAGATCCGCAACACGGAGCATGCGGGAGCCCTGGCCGGGGCTCACCGGCCCCCACGGACCCCCAGTGACTTAAAGGCTGTGCGCACAGTGGCCATTCTCATTGGTAGCTTCACGCTGTCCTGGTCCCCATTCCTTATCACGGGCATTGTGCAGGTGGCCTGCCAGGAGTGCCGCCTCTACCTGGTGCTGGAGCAGTACCTGTGGCTGCTCGGCGTGGGCAACTCCCTGCTGAACCCACTCATCTATGCCTGTTGGCAGAAGGAGGTGCAGCAACAGTTCTCCCAGATGGCCCTGGCTATGAAGAAGGGGCTCGCCGCATGCCTTCTTCTCTCGGCCAGGGATGGGGGTCCAGAGGGGCACAGGGAAAGTGTGCGTTACATCACCACCATGTCCCACTTAGAGCTTGAAGGCTAA